A portion of the Mytilus galloprovincialis chromosome 12, xbMytGall1.hap1.1, whole genome shotgun sequence genome contains these proteins:
- the LOC143054606 gene encoding AAC-rich mRNA clone AAC4 protein-like produces MYIGENFNVHFHENFNFWKFLEDNSSGGLIHSDFIPNKKFTEMMISNSAKRIRDVPNAGGSSVISEVLSFEFLNKACQAELLKTEMEVSYFPEGGSITDYVCKIFDRKVGVSVTRAMKYRGQYTEEDAHHLLTKKLKGVIQSSKNSMEKWSKQILHVWVPNKHTANTITKVYNQLSANIRSNTIVMVTRSSCSSYIYTNG; encoded by the exons ATGTATATAGGAGAAAATTTCAATGttcattttcatgaaaatttcaatttttggaaATTCTTAGAAGATAATTCATCAGGCGGACTGATACATTCAGATTTCATTCCAAATAAGAAATTCACAGAAATGATGATTTCAAATTCTGCCAAGCGGATCCGAGACGTGCCAAATGCAGGAGGGAGTTCTGTTATATCAGAAGTGTTATCTTTCGAGTTCCTCAACAAGGCATGCCAGGCTGAATTACTGAAG ACCGAGATGGAAGTTAGTTATTTTCCAGAAGGAGGTTCAATAACTGACTACGTATGTAAAATTTTCGACAGGAAAGTGGGCGTGTCCGTAACCAGGGCAATGAAGTACAGAGGGCAATACACAGAAGAAGACGCCCACCATTTATTGACTAAAAAACTAAAAG GAGTAATTCAGTCAAGTAAAAACTCTATGGAGAAATGGAGCAAACAGATTCTGCACGTCTGGGTACCAAACAAGCACACCGCTAACACTATTACCAAGGTATACAACCAACTGTCTGCTAATATCCGCTCTAACACTATCGTCATGGTGACAAGATCATCTTGCTCTTCATACATTTATACGAATGGATGA